One Nostoc sp. CENA543 genomic window, TCGAGATGCAGTTCCAGGGGAAGAAGCAGGATATAAACTGCGGCTGCCTTCGGCTTGGACGGTTTGGATACTAATACCTAAAATACCTACACAAAGAGCCGCACTGGTAGTAAAAGATTTGATATTTTGTATTTTTTTGCGTTTTTGCTGATTAGTTGGGCTGCGATTCATAATTTTATAGCTTTTAATTGTTAATTGTTGTTGGCTATAACCAAAATAAAAATATAATCTTGGCTTATTATTTTGTTGCTGCTGTTATAGGTTTTTGTAAGCCAAATCCATCGAATAATTCATTCAGTTTTAGCGTCAAACCCAAATAAGCACCACCGGCGGAACGCGTACCTGAAAAATCACGGTCATCGACTTTACCAAACGCATAACCAGCTGCTAGCCGCAAATTAGGACTTAAATAATAACCAGCCTCCACTACAAAACCCGTTTCTGTATAGTTAGATTGCCCAATTACACGCGCCTCACCCACCAAATCCCAGGTATAGCCCAGGCGATAAGTAGCACGCAATTGTCCGAGATTGACCGTAGTTGTACCGACTAAATCATTAGCTAAGTAGGAAGTGCTGTTTCGCAAAGCATACTTACCGTAAAATTCCCATTGCCAATTAGGAGCATAAATAGCCTCTAGTGCAAAGGTATGGTCTTGAGAACCTGTACCACTACCTAATAGAATTGTGTCGGGAATAGTTGCGGGATTTTGTCGATATTCATAACGCAACAAGGCGTTAAATTTATCATTTTTGGGGTCGCGGTAAGCCAAACCCAGTTTTAAGTTGACTGTATCACCCAGTCCTATAAGTTTTTGATTGGCAGAATTGGCTTGTTGATAGCGGAATAAACCTGTGAGTGTAGGAGATATTTTCCCCACGGCGGCGGCGGAAATTACAGTGTTAGAACCACCGGAAGAAGTGCGATATTCATAACGCGCGCTAGCTTGAAAGTCAGGATTATCAGAATATTCCAAGCCGACACTGTAACTATCACCACCATTAAAACCAATGCTAGAAGCACTTTGTCCAAAGGCGAAAGGTTGGGCAAATTGTTGACCTGCGGCGGTACGGTTGAAGAAGCTACCAAAAATGTGTTCATAAGCGAGATTCAGCCGCAAACCACGTGCAATCATCCAACGGTTATTCAGACCTATAGCACCTTGGGTTGTCAGTTCGTTAGCTCCACCGAGAATGGAATAACGTGCTGTTAAGGTTGTATCAGTACCAAGTTTATGTTCGCCGTTGATATTTAAGCTAGTAATTGAGTTACCGGCATTTTGACCACCACTGTAATATTGTTGGGCAAGGCTAATATTCACACCAGGAACAACCGCCCAATTTAGCCCCAAAATAGTTCTGTCTGGATACACGCTATCTTTGTCAGATGATAACGTCATCTCATTTTGGAATTGGAAGGTGAGGTTATGGGTTAAAGGATAGGTCAAACGACTCCGCAACTGCTCGGATGTCGTATTAGCGTTAGTAGTCGCCATTCTATCTTGGCGATCGCGGTGAATCCAATCGACATTTACAGTAGCTTTTCCTAATCTCTGTTGAATACCCGCCAAAATGGTGGTGAGAGAATTATCTACTTGAGTACCTGGTGTAGCTTGCGATTGTGGGGAAAATAATTCTTCAAACGTATCTAGAGGTTGGGGCGCAATACCAAAATTATCTTCGTGGTCATATTGCAGGCGAATATTTGTAGTTGGGGAAACTTTCCCTGTTAACTGTCCACCATAGCGAGTTTGACCAGGAACAAAGCTAACTGTGGCATTATTCGCAAAACCTGTATCAGCGTAGCGATAATAAGCACGGCCTTGTATACCTTTGAAAATCTCCCCTTGGGCTTCTAAACGGTAAGCTTCCCCACTTATATTGCCCATAATATCAGAATCATTGGTGGAATGGGCATATTCGGCAATTAACTTACCTTGCGAACCTAGAGAGATCATCGCATCTGCACCATAAAGTTCAAAGGCGCGGACTCCTTGGTTTTCTCTCAGGTAAGTCGCACCTAACCAACTCTCTTGATTAAGGATGCTGGAAAAGTTATATTGCAAACGACCTGCATAGATATTGCTATCAGAGTTATCACCATCGTATTGATAGCTAACAACAATGCGTCGTACCAAAACTTGTCCATTGCTATCAATATCAGTACGCAAAACAGGTTCGCGGAATAATAAAGTACCGCGATCGTAATCAATTTCATAATCGGGGCCTCTACTTAACTGTTTGCGTTCTAATACCGTACCAGGACGATTCAATTCCTCTAATTCAATGAAGACATTTTCACTACCAGGAACTAAAATCCGTCGGGAAAGGAAATAATAGCCACTAGTTCCGTCTGGTGCAATAGTATCTCGTTGAAAAGCCTGGAGATTATTACCGTAAAAGCCCGTAATTTGGAGATTTCCTAAGTTGTAGTTAGCTTTAAATCCGTGCAGTTGACGAGTTACGGCGGTAAACTGCTGGGAAGAACGAGCAAATTCTTCTGTGTTGTAATCCCCCCACATTGCATAATCGGGAGACACCCCAGGAAGACTACTAGAACGCTCAAAACGTAGATAGAGGCTATCAATCGAAGGGGTAACTGCTTCAACTTTAGAACTATCGCCGTAAACGGGATAATTTTGTTCACTGAATTGATAGTTCCGAAACAGGCGATTATCACAGTTGCAATCTTCGTTGAGAGAACGAGAACTATTGTATGCACCAGTAAACAACCATTCGCCAAAAGTCCCCGTCGCAAAGATAGCCGAGTGAAAATCTAATTGCGTCTTGTTATCCCGATTGGGGGGGATAAAATCCCGAAAACTACTGTAATAGTCTGTGCCTCTTGCACCCAAGCGCAAATCTATCACCCCAGTCACCAAGCTAGGACGCAGTGCTGTTTCAAATTGCAGTTGGGTAAAGGCTTCTAAGTTATTGACTAAAGCACGAATCCTGACAGTTTGGGCTTTGATATCTGAACGTAAAGTGGCAGTAAATTCGCCTTTTTTTACCTCTACCTGAAATCCTGGTTGTTCTGGTTTGAAATCTTCTCCTATTAGCTCTCCTGCTGTGGAAATAATAGTAACAACATTATCTTCATTAGAACGATTCCCATTAATATCTAGCAGTTGCCCTTTAATCGTCGCTGTGGAACGTCCATCAGCAGGGATACGAGCCTCCACAGTCTCGATTGAGAGTTTGCTGGCTGTTCCTCGTACTACTACATTTGTTGTCATCGGTGGTTCAGCACTACCGATAATCTGTGCAGAAATACTATTCTCACCGTCTTTTAAGGGAACGCCATACCATGTCTGCGTGACTAAATTAGTGTCCGCATCGGTTTCTGTACGTCCTATTAAGGAAACATCTACTAGTACGCCATTCACGCGTAATTCTACTTGACTACCTACAGGAAACTGTACTGTCACCGCAGTGGCTGGTATATCGACAACACTGTTAGGGGTGGGAGTGAGAATCTTTACGGTTGGTGGGGATTGGGGATTGGGGACTGGGTTATTTTCGTCTGATTCTGCTGCGATTAACTTACGTAAATTTCGGGGTAAGGGTGTATTTGCTGCGGGCGTAAAGGTGGGAATTTCTTTTGGTGTAGTGGGGGCTGGTTCTGTGAGTTTACTTAAGGCTTGGGGAATTACAACCTCTTTTGATGGTTCAAATGGTGTAATTGCTGTTGGAGAAGACTCTGAACTTTCTGTCTGAGTTATAGACGTTTCGTTCTGTACTTCTGGAACTTCATTAGTAGTTTCAGTAGTTTGACCTAATTTTTCAACCTCTTTATCTTCTATAGAAGAAGGAATATTAAACACTTCTTCATCTGAAGAAGGAGTATTTGAAGAAGGGTTTTCTAACTGTGACTGTTCGATACTTTCAGCATGAGCGATCGCTGGGTACAATACACAGCTAATAGCCCCTACCATCACTCCCATTAACCTCAAATGGAAATTAGTTACAGGTTTCATGGTTTAACTACCTCCTCTGAGATAGGAGTGACTGCAAAATTCATTCTCACTAGTCCGCCTGGTTCTAAGCGCACTAGACGAGATTGGCTGTTACGTTCGCGGAATTTCTTGTTGGGGGCTAATTTGTAGCCAGGAACGCTACTCAGGTCTAATACTCCAGCGTGACTTCCTGGTAAGACATTAGCTACTGAGAATAACCCATTCGGATCTGTAGTTATCCGGTTGCCATCTTGTAGGAAAATTACTGCGTTGGGAACTCCTGGTTCTCCTGGTTGTTGTTCCCCATCAAAGTTTTTGTCTATAAACACTCGCCCAATGATTGTACCGCAGTCAGAAACTATACCTGGACGTATGGTTAATTTATGTGTTGCTGGCCCGTCTTTGATACTAAAACGATTGTCTGCACGTAAAGCATTAACAATCGCACTATTTCTACCTGTACCACGTAGAGAGTCCGTTGTTAATTGAGCAGCGTAGGCAATATTTAATACTTTTTTAACCGGAATATTGGCATCTGTACTTAAGGTTACTGTGTTACCGTTACGGGTAGCGGTAATGGGGACTAACTGACCATCAATTTCTCCCCTGACAGCTTTAGATAAAAAGTTAAATCCTAAAGGTAAGTTATCGGTAACAACAACATTATTTAAAGCTGCGTCTGATAAGTTACGGACTGATAGACGATAAATTACAGTATCTCCTGGTTCAGCCGCCGAGCGATCGCCTGTTTTGACAATCTGCATCTGACTGGCTTGACACATATTAGTCGTAAATTCAAAGGCTAATAGGTCTAGCCCTACAACTTCTGCATTTGGAACTAAAACTACTGTGCTTTCTACTCTAGTTTCCCCAGTCAGACTAATGGGTTGACCATCTAAAGAAGTAGCGACATATCGCACAACATTATCATTTTCTGAACCTGTGCTGTTGAGAATTTCAATTTTAATCCGACGTTGTCGATAGTCCGAATTAGCAGGTGGATTCACTACAAAAATATATATTTTTCCTGGATCTGTTTGACCTTTATTGGGGTCAAGTAAGAAGTTATAGACACCAGCTGGGTCATTTGTAATCGCATAAGGATTGACATTTTGAGTATTTGGTGATTTACCACCAGGAATATTATTATTAGGAAGATCAGGTAGTTCTGTAGGCGTTAGAGCCACTAACTGCCCTAATTCTGTTCCTGTCGGGTCGCTGGGATTAGGTTCATACACACCCACAGAAAAACCTGTGTAGTCTGGTAAAAGCGCACCTGCACAGCCTAAAATTCTTCCCAATGGGTCAACTAAGGGTGTAGAACTTACACCAAGTTGACTACTACTTCCTTGGTATAAAATACTTTTCCCTTGATATTCATATGTATAAGTATAAGTAGCTTGGTTAACAATATTAACTACACGAGTTTCTTGTGCGATCGCTGTTATTGGTGCGGTAGTATGTAAAAAGCCAAGTAAACAAAGTATTGGTGTTAACCGTTTGCCCCAGTTAATGTCTAAGCTTCTCTGTTTTTTAAGAGGACGACTCACTAGATTTATCTCCTCATAAACGCCATAATATTTGTTATTAAATACATTTATTTATAAGTGACAAGATTGTCATTCAAAAGCAGTAAGTTTCAATTAATACTCAATTAGTAATTATGTAGTCAACCGATGTTGTCAAACTGAACATAAAACAACGGCTGACTAATAAATAAATATTGCCCAAAAACTGGGTGAAAACAGTCAGTTAACGTACCTGAGTTTGATAAGTTAGCTTAACTGTAGTTTTTGCTGCTACGGAGGGAAGTTGCACTCGAATGTGAGTGTAAGCAGTTGCGGGTGCAGGTTTGGTTTCAACTTTGCCGTCAGCGAGAGTCACTTTAATTGTGGGGTTGTCTACAAAGCTAAGTCCACTATCTATGCTGTAAGTGATTTTGGCATCTTCTCTGAGAGTTTTGGCAGAGTTCTGCACATACACCATACCTCTGGGGATGGGTTGATTGAGAGTTAGATTTTTGATTGGGCGATCGCTTCTATTTTCCCCACTCAATGTATACTTAAGCACATCTCCTGGCATGACTTTAATTGCTCCCGTTAAAGCCTGCCAAGATACTTTTTGCTTACCCTGTTGATCCTTAGTTACCACTTGCTTTTCTGCTGCCAAAACTAACTGTAAAGCCTGCTGAACTTGAGGATTTTGAGCAACAGCACTACTCAAGTGCCAGCTATGCGCTGAAGAAACAAAAGGTACTGTAACAACAATTAAAGCTGCTCCCATTCCCGCAGCCAAAAAATGCTTCATTTTTATCACCTCATAAGAATTGACACTACCAAATACAAGACGAAGGAAACAAGTGAATAGAGTTAAGAATGATACATCTAACTTGATGCAATACATCTTATACACCTTGCACTTGTTCCTTAGTTCTTAATTAGTTCACTTTCCGTTGGAAGCTAAAGGTTCTAGTCACACCTGGTGTTACTTTTCCAGTTACAGTATTTACATACTTAGTCACATCAGTAGTTGCAGTAGTACCAGTTTGATCACTACCTGGAGTGTTGCTGCCATTATAGAAGATGATAGTTGCTGCCCCAGAATCTTTAGCTGAACCAATAATATTGCTCGTGTCAATTTGCAAGTTATTATCGTTGTCTAAAGCCCAGTTATTGCCTCCTGTGGTTCCGTCTTCAGTAATCACTACTTTATCGGCTTCTAAAATCACATTTCCTGTCCCAGATTGTGGTTCAGAAATGTTCTTGTATTCAATGACGTACTGAATAATATTGCCAGGAGCCGGTTTCTTAGGATCAGTGCTTAATGTGCCATCACTTCCCTGAACATCTGGTCCAGTACCTTTTAAGATTTGTGACTTCTTCAATAGTTGTAAGAAGCCAGTGTAAACGCGATTAATAGTAATGTTGCGGATTGGGTTGCTGGAAGCATCTAATCTGGGATTATTACTGGCATCAACTAATGTAGCAGTGACTCTAACGGGGAAACCACGTTGAATGTTTGTATCAGTTGATAGGGGAGTTCCTGGTGGTAAATCCACTTCCACACCGTAGGTAGCATTAGCACCAGCAGGCACAGCAGTAATTTTCACCGGAGTACCAGATGTCAGAGTAAATGTACCGCCGCTATAGTTATAAACCGCGCTTTGATTTTGATAACTTACAGTCACTTTTGTATTATCTGGTAAATCCGTAGGATTACTAGGTGCTGTTGGGGTTACGACTATATCACTAGGCAGAGTTCCATTATTCCTAATTGTGTTGGTAAAACCAACGGATTGAGGATCTAAGGAACTACCAGGTGATGTGTTAGGAGGTACAAAGGAAGACTTGTTAGTGAAGTCAGTAGCTGTTGTTCCATCTGGCCCGGTAGCATCTGGCGCACCCTGTGGACCGTTCAACACTGAGTAGGGTGAAGGGGTAGAAATGGTGAATTGGTTGAGTGCGCCTGTTGTAGATGCCGTAGCTTGGTTATTATTGGCCGTATCTATGGGATTTGTGCCAGCATTGGGATAGTAACCAATATCTGGGGTAGAAGTAATAGTTTTAGTAGTAGAGTTGTAGTTACTGGGGTTTTGGTCACCTGAACTGTCAACAATCAGGGGGCTGTTGGGGTCTCCAGCTGTTCTACCAAATGCTTGAGCAACGTTATTGATGGTAGCTGTTTGGCCTGAGATATTAGTAGTCTTGATTTGTACGTTAAAGCCGGTGACAGTTGTTCCCGTCGCAATGGAAGTGATAATGCTCGGATCATTAATGAAACCGATGCGCTTAATTGTATTCAGTGGTGGAGGATTAAGTGGAGAAAGAGTTTGCCAACTTGCTTGAGTCGCTAGTATGGGGCTAATTGCGGGATCATTAGTAGAGTAAACGACTCTCCATCCTGGAGGTGGTGTTGGTATAGCATTCAGAGTAGTGTTAGCTGGTAGGGCATCAGATACTAAGATCCTTGTCGTTGGGTTGCCATCTACAATAATGCTAGTACCTGCCAAAGCTGCTGGTATATAGCCATTCTGTGTTACGTCACTGCTCTCCACCCGCAAACTCAAGCCATATGTTAATACATCGTCACTCAGAGTTGAGGTGCTACCTGCATCGTAACCTGTGCGAACTTTGAGGACTGTAGCTAGAGCCACTGTGTTAGTGGTACCACCAATCGTCGCCTTTTGGGTGATACTAGCTTCACGTACTCCATTCACTGGTGCACCAGGGACTTCACCAGTCACGGTGCCATCAGCATTATCCACAGTATAAACGTCACCACCATCAGCTACTCTTAGTACGTTTTGAGCATCGCCTTGGGTGTTACCGAGAGTAATGCTAACTACATCACCGTTTTGTGCCGCACCAGCTATGGTTACTGGCACGCGGACTAATACTGTTCCACCGACGGGAACGGAAGGGGAATCAATACCACCAGCATTTACGTTTGTCCAAGTTGCACCACCATCGGTACTGTATTGCAGTTGTCCACTGGCTGGTGGCTGACCATTTTTATCGTTAGGTAAAATACCAGCAACTGTGCCTGGCCCGTTGGATGTAGCTTGGTTAGGAATACGGAATTTAGTCGGGTCGTTACCAATGTTAGTAATAGTATAAGTATAAACTAAGACATTTCCAGGCGCGACTTGGCTACCAGGGCTAGTTTGATTGGTAATCCCAGAAGCGGTAACAGTGATACCAGCCACTTCTGCTACAGTGACGGTGACTGTGTTGGATGTGCTGTTTATCGGTGTGTTGGGATTATTAGGGTCTTCGTAGGTGGCTGTTGCGGTGTTACTGATAGATTGACCACCCGCAGTTCCTTCAGCCAATACAGGTGCAACAAATGGAAAGATGCCATTAATGAGGAATGAAGCGGCGATGAATGCACGGTACATTCCATAATTTTTAGTCTTTTTAATTCTAGAGAGAGATTTCATTGGGTGTAATTTCTTGGTATGGTCTAGTTAATTAGTGGAAAACTCAGCGAAAATTAGGCACAGAATAGAACTTGACTAACTTCACGTTGAGTCAAGGGTGGAGAAAATGAATTACACGTAGTGAACGCTGCCTGGAAGACGTTCCTCGTTAAATGACTTCAAAATAATAAAAATCACTTAAAAGTTACTAGTCTGGATATTGACACAGGTGCTTTACCTACTATGTTTGTATATAGTTGGTAGTTTTTGATCTACCTTTAGCAGCTTTAATTAGGACAAGAGAGAGAAACTGAATTTCGAGTCCTGCTCAGAAATCCTTTTTTGATGGGATTTCTGCATCCTGCTAGAGTTCGATTTATTGGATATAGCGTTGACTGATTGACACAAAGGGATATCGTAATAATTACAACATTAGATCGAGCGTATCTAATTGAAAAACAGTTGAAACACTAGTATTTAAAAACTTTAGGCTCAAAATAACTGCGTCTTATCACTTAGGCAAAAAATACTAAATGTTGTGATTATGACCGTAGTATTTTATTGGCTTCAGTAATCTTGTGGTTAATGCTCATCGAGAATAATTTTGGATGGCAAGTTTTTTGATGGGTAAATATATCCGATAAAAATAGTCGGGTATGTTTGACTGGTATTTTTACTCGTGATAGTATGCAGCCACAGTTGACGGATAGACAGGGAAAGATAGTTACTATGACACAGGCAATATCCACACCAAATCAAACTTCCAACGCCGCTTTCAGTGCTTTGAAATGTAAAGAATGTGGCGCGGAATATGAACTCAAAGCCATTCATGTATGTGAGTTCTGTTTTGGCCCGTTGGAAGTTAAGTATGATTACAATGCTCTGCGTCTGTCTGTAACCCGCGAAAAAATTCAAGCCGGCCCGAATTCTATTTGGCGTTATCGTCCTTTTCTCCCTGTCGCAACTGAGAATGTCATTGATGTGGGAACAGGTATGACTCCCCTGGTACGTTCCCATCGTTTAGCACGCCGCCTGGGTCTAAATAAACTATATATAAAGAACGATGCAGTAAATATGCCCACCTTGAGCTTTAAGGATCGAGTGGTGTCCGTTGCTCTTTCCCGCGCGAGAGAATTGGGTTTTACTACTGTGTCTTGTGCTAGTACCGGTAACTTGGCTAACTCCACAGCTGCGATCGCAGCCCATGCCGGTTTAGACTGTTGTGTATTCATCCCCGCAGATTTAGAAGCTGGTAAAGTTTTGGGTAGCTTAATCTACAGTCCTACCCTCATGGCTGTGAAAGGTAACTACGATCAAGTCAATCGTCTCTGCTCAGAAGTCGCAAATACACATGGATGGGGATTTGTCAATATTAACTTGCGTCCCTACTATTCGGAAGGTTCTAAGACTTTGGGTTATGAAGTTGCAGAACAATTAGGCTGGGAATTACCGGATCACGTAGTTGCACCCTTAGCTTCTGGTTCACTATTTACAAAAATTTATAAAGGCTTCCAAGAATTTGTGGAAGTGGGTTTAGTAGAAGGGAAGTCAGTGCGGTTTAGTGGCGCGCAAGCTGAAGGTTGTTCACCCATCGCGCAAGCCTTTAAAGAAGACCGCGACTTTATTAAACCAGTGAAACCCAATACAATTGCTAAATCAATTGCGATCGGCAACCCAGCAGATGGTGTGTATGCTGTCGATATTGCCAAAAAGACTGGCGGTAATATTGAATCTGTTACAGATGCCGAAATTATTGAAGGCATCAAGTTGTTGGCAGAAACTGAAGGCATTTTCACTGAAACAGCAGGCGGAACAACTGTGGCTGTGCTGAAAAAATTAGTGGAATCTGGCAAGATTGATCCAGATGAAACTACTGTGGTTTACATCACTGGCAATGGTTTAAAAACCCAAGAAGCTGTACAAGGCTATATTGGCGAACCGTTGACAATTGATGCTAAACTCGATAGCTTTGAACGTGCTTTAGAGCGTTCTCGGACTTTAGACCGCTTGGAATGGCAGCAAGTTCTGGTTTAATCAGTGCTGGGTGGAGAGTGGTGAGTGGTGAGTGCTGTTAGCGGAAGCGCGGCGTTTAGCCGGTGCTGAGAGAATTGTTTCTTCACCTACTTTCCGAGTCCCCAGTCCCCAATCCCCAATCCCCAAATTTATCAATTCACAACTGAAGTATTAATTCACTATGGCTGTAAAAGTTTTAGTCCCTACCGCTTTGCAAAATTTCACTAACAATCAAGCTGCTTTAGAATCTAGTGGTAGCAATATTGCTGAACTTTTGGATTCTTTAGAGAAAAGTTTTCCTGGTATTAAAGCGCGTTTGTGCGATGACAATGGACAGCCACGACGTTTTTTGAATTTGTATGTGAATAGTGAAGATATTCGCTTTTTGGACGGGACAAAAACACCGTTAAAGGACGGGGATGAAGTGAGTATTGTCCCAGCCGTTGCAGGTGGTTGATCCAGTCAAAATTTACCAGGCAATATAGTTTTACTCTCTCCTATACGATTTTAATCAAGCGCGATCGCCAGCAAACCACTATATACAAGAAATAAAAAACGGTTTTTGTTGGTTGTGCGTTTTTAGGGAGAGACATAGATGTCAACTGTTTTTAGCATGAGTAGTTTTTATTACTCATGCTTTTTGTGTCAGGTTGACTCCTGTAAGATCAAGTAATCATCCATCAATTTTTATAAAGAGCTTATGTCTTCTACTCCTCTAACATTAAATTTAGTTGAGGGTTCTGTTAGCTTTAGTTTTTCCCCCCAAGCAGCCACAGAATTAAAGGCTGCAATTGATCAATTGATGGAACGTCTAAAAACTGTTGCAGCTAAACCCAACTCTGGTACTAAAGTTACTCCCCAACCACCCTTGGAATATCGTTATACAGGGGAGATATTTTTAGAAATTTTCTGTAATCCCAACATCTGGCCTACACCCTTTGCGGCTAAAGTCTTACTGACTGTACGGGATATCAATATTCGTTTGACTACGGAAGCTGAACTAGTCAGGGTGATAGAAGATATTAACCAGTATTTAGAACAAGTGGGATGAAGACTGCAAACATCTAGTTATTTAACTGTTGAATCCCAGCAAAATAGACACTCAAGATTTATGTCTATCTCAGGATGTAAGAGGGGATTTCCTGGTGCTAAAGTTTGGATATTGCCCCAAACACACAAATTTGGCATTTTATTGATTGTGGCAACATCTTGTTAGGAGTGAATGTGAAGAATATTTTTGTTCGTAAAGGTATTTATTGCTTATCTAGTTTAGCGGCTGTGGCTGTTGCTGGGACTGGCTTATCTGCTCACGCTCAAACAGTACCTCCCGTTGAGGCAAACAGCGATGCTATGCCTCCCGCAACATCAGGTGCTGAACCAGAAGTGGAAGCACAAAACTTCTCTTTTTCCAGTGCGACAACTGTTAACGCTGACAGTCGGACAGTTACACCCGTACCAGGAACAGTAGCAACGACATCAGCAACTCTGGTTTTACCTGAAGCCGCAACATCCGCTCCTGCTGTTGCACCTACTCCCAACACAGTGGCACAGTCAGATATTAATGTTGGTAGACGTACCCGTGGCGGTAGTAGCTACGTTGGTGTGGCTGGCAATATTGGTATTGGTGGTGGTGATTCATCCTTGGGAGATGGGAATTTTGCCGCTATCAGCAAGATTGGATTTACTAACACTTTTTCTATTAGACCCTCAGCTGTATTTGGTGATAACACCACGATTCTGATCCCTGTCACCTACGATTTTAACTTTAGACAGGTAGATCCATTTGATGAACCAC contains:
- a CDS encoding DUF11 domain-containing protein: MNLVSRPLKKQRSLDINWGKRLTPILCLLGFLHTTAPITAIAQETRVVNIVNQATYTYTYEYQGKSILYQGSSSQLGVSSTPLVDPLGRILGCAGALLPDYTGFSVGVYEPNPSDPTGTELGQLVALTPTELPDLPNNNIPGGKSPNTQNVNPYAITNDPAGVYNFLLDPNKGQTDPGKIYIFVVNPPANSDYRQRRIKIEILNSTGSENDNVVRYVATSLDGQPISLTGETRVESTVVLVPNAEVVGLDLLAFEFTTNMCQASQMQIVKTGDRSAAEPGDTVIYRLSVRNLSDAALNNVVVTDNLPLGFNFLSKAVRGEIDGQLVPITATRNGNTVTLSTDANIPVKKVLNIAYAAQLTTDSLRGTGRNSAIVNALRADNRFSIKDGPATHKLTIRPGIVSDCGTIIGRVFIDKNFDGEQQPGEPGVPNAVIFLQDGNRITTDPNGLFSVANVLPGSHAGVLDLSSVPGYKLAPNKKFRERNSQSRLVRLEPGGLVRMNFAVTPISEEVVKP
- a CDS encoding DUF11 domain-containing protein, whose protein sequence is MKHFLAAGMGAALIVVTVPFVSSAHSWHLSSAVAQNPQVQQALQLVLAAEKQVVTKDQQGKQKVSWQALTGAIKVMPGDVLKYTLSGENRSDRPIKNLTLNQPIPRGMVYVQNSAKTLREDAKITYSIDSGLSFVDNPTIKVTLADGKVETKPAPATAYTHIRVQLPSVAAKTTVKLTYQTQVR
- the thrC gene encoding threonine synthase; its protein translation is MTQAISTPNQTSNAAFSALKCKECGAEYELKAIHVCEFCFGPLEVKYDYNALRLSVTREKIQAGPNSIWRYRPFLPVATENVIDVGTGMTPLVRSHRLARRLGLNKLYIKNDAVNMPTLSFKDRVVSVALSRARELGFTTVSCASTGNLANSTAAIAAHAGLDCCVFIPADLEAGKVLGSLIYSPTLMAVKGNYDQVNRLCSEVANTHGWGFVNINLRPYYSEGSKTLGYEVAEQLGWELPDHVVAPLASGSLFTKIYKGFQEFVEVGLVEGKSVRFSGAQAEGCSPIAQAFKEDRDFIKPVKPNTIAKSIAIGNPADGVYAVDIAKKTGGNIESVTDAEIIEGIKLLAETEGIFTETAGGTTVAVLKKLVESGKIDPDETTVVYITGNGLKTQEAVQGYIGEPLTIDAKLDSFERALERSRTLDRLEWQQVLV
- a CDS encoding MoaD/ThiS family protein; the encoded protein is MAVKVLVPTALQNFTNNQAALESSGSNIAELLDSLEKSFPGIKARLCDDNGQPRRFLNLYVNSEDIRFLDGTKTPLKDGDEVSIVPAVAGG